The genomic interval TGTAGAAAAAATCAATACAAAATGGGAAATGGCATTTACCCGGTTTGGATATGCAAAAAGAAAAACTGACTAAAATATCCTGCGAAATAATGATCTAACAACACAGGATTTATTTTGGATTTATCAATCATTACAGGTAAGTTTGGCGCTTATTTTTATCAAGGCAAAAATGGCAAAGAAAAAGAAAAAAACAACAAAATCTCATAAGAAAAAACAAAAAACTGTTGTAAAAAAAATCGAGAAGAAGAAAGAAATAGTTGAACCTCAGGAACCAAAAGTTGAGGTAGAAAAAAAGCCGGAAAAGCTTTTTACAAAAAACTATTTACTTCTTTGGCAAGGCCAGCTTGTAAGTAAATTTGGAACAAAAATTTATTTAATTGCCATAATCCTTTGGCTTCAGGAAAATACCGGATCAAAAACGATTGTGTCACTTTTTAGTGCTTCATCATCTTTGCCACTTGTAGTAATGGCCATTTTGGGCGGAGCTGTAGCCGACAGGTTTTCCAGAAAAAAAATCATTGTTTTAAGCGATTTCTTAAGTGGCGTAACAATGCTCCTCGTGGCCTCTTTTTTCTTTTTTAATCCAGATTACAGCATTCTATTATTGGTGTTTATTTTTGGTCTGACTATAATTTCATCTACAACACAAGCATTTTTTGGCCCTGCAATTAGTGCATCAATACCGGACATTGTTCCAGAGAAAAGAGTTGCCGGGGCAAACTCGATGGGCAAATTATCAGACAGCATTTCGATGTTTTTTGGAACAGGGCTTGGAAGCATTTTATATAATGCCATCGGGATGCCCCTTGTAATGATAATTAATGGAGTGTCATTTATATTTTCTGCCATTAGTGAATCGTTTATAAAAATCCCACAGAGAATTCCTGAAAAAGCAAAATCCTTTTCCAAATATATTGAAGTATTTAAAACTGATCTTAATGAAGGCCTCGCATATATTAAAAAAAACCGAGGTCTAAACCGTTTATTAATGCTTTCAATTGTTACCGGATTTTTTGCTGCCTCGATTGCAGCCTTAATGGTTTTTTATGTAAAAGAATTTTTAGGATTGGATAATGAGTGGTTCAGTATTTTTCTCATTATTTCTGGTATTGGATCACTAATAGGATCAATAACAGCCGGTATATTAAATCTCCATGGAGATACGCGTAAACGCCTGTTACTTTTGTTTATGCTTTTGGAAGCTGTTGGTTATACCTTTCTTGTGCAAGTAGAAACAGCTACTCCGGCATTAGTTTTATTTACAATTGGCGGATTTTTCAGCGGTTTTACGGTTGTAAATATCTTTACAATTATGCAAATCACCATTCCAAGTGAAATCCGTGGACGCGTTCTTGGTGCCATGACAACTTTGTCCGGTAGCTTTCAACCTTTGGGAATTATGATTGGCGGTGTTACAGCAGATATTATTGGACTTAAGCTTGTTTTTATCATTGCCGGTAGCTTGATGTTTCTTTTTGTTTTAATTTTTTCCTTTAACCGAGACCTAAGGAAACTTTTAGCTCATCAAACAGCAGAACAAATGGCGCCAACAGGATTCACCTACAAAATAAAAACAGTAGACAGCGATAAAATTAATGAACAAAAAGAACAATATTTAGAAGAACAATTAAAAAAATCAAGGAGTGAATTATGAGTCGTGAAGAGCAAGAAGATAAAACGATTTATAAAGTTGTTTTAAACCATGAAGAGCAATATTCAATTTGGCCTGCTGATCGTGAAAATGCACTGGGTTGGCGGGATGAAGGCACAACTGGCCTAAAACAGGAATGTCTGGATCATATCAAAGAAGTATGGACTGATATGCGCCCGTTAAGTTTGCGCCAAAAAATGGACGGTTAATAGAAAGCAAGAATTATTGAGTTTTTGAATTGTTGAAATAATTGGCTGCATTATTTTAGTTTGCCCATTAAATCATTTATTCTCTTATTCAATAATCCCTTTTATTTATTATGAAATACCAAAACTCAAATCCCTGGATTGTAAAGTTAAAACCAAATCCTAATGCAAAGCTTAAATTGTTTTGTTTGCCTTTCGCAGGTGGCAGCAGCGTTGCCTATCGTGACTGGAATGACGTATTACCAGCAACGGTTGAATTGTGTGCGATTGAAATACCCGGCCGTGGACAACGTTTAGGCGAGCCTTTACTAAAAAACCTGCCAGAGCTTGTTACAAAACTAGCAGAGGGAATTAAAGAAGAACTTGACAGACCCTTTGTCTTATTCGGCCATAGTATGGGAGCAGCTACCGGTTTTGAATTAACACATTTATTACAATCCAAATATCAGAAAACCCCAGAACATCTATTTTTCTCAGGACGTGGCGCACCGCAGATACCTGAACGTGATGAACCAATTCATAAGCTGCCCAAGAATGAATTTATTGATAAAATTCGCAGTTTTAACGGGACCCCAAAAGAAGTGCTTGCTCATGAAGAATTGATGGAGTTGGTTATTCCGATTATTCGTGCAGATTTTGAAGTGTGCGAAACATATAACTACCAACAACGCGCTCCACTCAATATACCTATGACAGTCCTTGGCGGTTTGAGTGATGAAGATATCAATAAATCAGATTTGGAATCCTGGGGTATTCATACACAAAATGAATTCAATATCCGTATGTTTCCTGGTGGACATTTCTATCTTCAGGATCAGGTGCATGCTCTGGTACAAACAATTCTGCGCGATCTTAATAACCATTTCAATCTAAATAGCTAAATCCATGGAAACGACATATTGGCGTGAAGCAAACGATCAAGCTTATGTATTAAATAACAACGTCCATATTTGGCTGATTAGATATGACCAATCTGAAAGCATTTTAGCTGAATCAGGCATCATTTTGTCCAAAGAAGAAAAGGAACGAGCATCCCGCTTTCATTTTGAAATTGATCACAGGCGTTATTCTGTCACACGAAGTCTTCTAAAAAAAATATTAGGAAAAATCCTATCCAAACCTGCACTGAAAATAAAGTTCACTTTTAATAAATACGGAAAACCGGAACTTGTACAGCAATCAGAAAAAATATTCTTCAACGTAAGCCATTCCGGTAACCTTGGTTTAATTGCCATAAGTGACATTGCACAAATTGGTGTTGATGTAGAAAAATACCGGGAGGAAATGATTACCGGTGATATTGCAAAAAGGTTTTTTTCCGATTTAGAAGTTACGGAATTTCTGAGTTTAAATGAGAATGAAAAATTGCAGGGCTTTTTTAATTGCTGGACACGAAAAGAGGCGTTTATCAAAGCGGTTGGGAAAGGATTATCAATTCCCTTAAATACATTTGATGTCTCACTTATACCAGGTTCGCAGACAGAACTACGCGATGTGCGTTATAAAAATGAAACTGCAGATGGCTGGCATTTAAGTGATATTAAGGTTGATTCTGGGTACGCTGCCGCTTTTATTATTAAGGCAAAGACCTTCTCTGTTAATTATTGGTACACTTGTTAGAGAAGAATATGCATGAGTGATATAGTTGCTTTGACATGAACTTGTAATACGTTAAATTAGTTCTAAATTCCGATAATTAAATCCGCTTAAAAAAAAATCTTCCATGCGACTTATTTTTATAGCATTAATTACAATAGCACTTCTACTCAGATGCGAAGCACCGCGCGTAAATCCATTTGATCCAAATGGTGATAATTATCAGGGCGACACACCTACCCTGAGTGACACCAAATTTTATTCAATATTTGAAAACTTCAATTCGCGCACTACACTCATGTTTCAAACCCAAATAAACAGCGGTCAAATCAATAATACTGTAACAAATGCATCATTAAAGTTGAACAATTTTATTTTTGAAAAAGAGTTAGACATTTCAATAAATGATGGCCTTCCACAATACCATCTTACCATTCGCTTAGAAGAAATCGACTCTACTTTAAGTCCTGCAAATATTGTTGAAAAAGATTTTTCTCTAAGAGTAAAAACCACTACCGGAGATTCATTTTTATTTTCTCCATTTAATATCCGCAGGGTTATAATGGAAGATTTTAATAGGGATAGTCATATTCCACGGGATGGATCTATTGAAACCGGTAATATTCTTTTTAAATGGCAACCAGTCCAACTTAATTATAATTTCAGCTACCAGCTTGAAATTTTTTCGCTTCAGCGGTTGGAGTTGATTGCAGAAATTAATGATATCCCCTCCGATAGTTCTCAATATTTACTACAGGATTTACAAATACTAAACAACCTTGATGCTGAAGATAATATTTGGTCTTTGTATATTATTGACAGTTTGGGAAATAGAAATAAGTCTCATTTTAACTTATTTAATTATTCGAAATAATGATGGAAAACCTGTTTACAAATATTAAAGAAGATCATCTTGAGTTTATTTTTAGCCTGACAAAGCTGATGGCAGATGAACAGGATGAACATAAAATTTTGGATATTCTTTTATCTCAGTTAAACCAAAAAACAGGTGCTGAGATTGGGGCCTTTATATTTTACAACAAAGCTGAAGACAAATTCGAAACAAAAACAGTAAAAAAATCATTCCAGGATAAACTTGAGGAGATTTACTTTTCTGAAACTGTTTTTCGAAGGATATTAAAAGAGCGGGAGGCAATTTTAACATTCGATACATCTGAAGACGATTCGTATCAAGGTATTAAGAGTGTTGAAATAAATAAAATTCATGCCATTTTAGCCTTCCCTCTAATCGTAAAAAAAGAACTTTACGGAATTATGTATTTTGACAGCCGCGAAAACCGGCAAAGTTTTAACGAAGGTTCCAGGCAGCTATTATCGTTTTTCGCTCCAATTGCCTCCTTAACCCTGGAACAGGCTCTGTCTGCAAAAGAGATAACAAAAGAAAACCTTTTATTAAAATCACAGCTTGAAAGCCAAATAGAGTTGCCTAAAATGGTTGGCGAATCTCCGGTTATGAAACAGTTATACAGACTTGTAGCAAAGGTTGCCCCATCGGATGTATCTGTTTTAATAAATGGCGAAAACGGTACAGGCAAGGATTTGGTAGCCCAGGCAATTCATGATTTGAGCAATCGAAAAGCCAAACCTTTTATTGCCCAATTTGTTGGTAATATTCCTGCTTCAATTTTGGAAAGTGAACTTTTTGGATATAAAAAAGGGGCGTTTACCGGAGCCGGAAATGATAAGCCAGGACTTTTTGAAGCTGTTAATGGCGGCACTTTATTTCTTGATGAAATTGGAGAGCTAACAGCAGATTTACAAACAAAATTATTGCGCGTCCTTCAAAACCAGGAAATTAAAAGGCTGGGCGAAAATATGGTCCGCAAGATTGATGTTCGCATTATTGCCGCAACCAATCGTGATTTAAAGAAAATGATAAAGGACGGGACATTTCGCGAAGATTTATATTACCGGCTGAATGTTATTACAATTGTTGTTCCTCCTTTGCGGGAAAGAAGAACAGATATTCCACTTTTAGCGAACCATTTTTTAAAAGATGAATTAAATAATCCAGAAATGTCCATATCGCAAAAAGCATTAAAGAAATTAATCGGTTACAATTGGCCCGGAAATGTACGTCAACTGGAAAATTTGGTTAAGCGTGCCTGTATTTTGTCTTCCGAAAACCAGATTTCTGAGGATGATATAATTTTTGATGAACTTGAAGACGAGTTTAATGGGACGTTAGAGGAATTCAAGAACAAGCTTATTATTCAGAGAGTAAATGAATTTAAAGGCAATAAAACCCTTGCAGCCAAAAGCCTTGATATCTCTTTGAGATCTTTGCAGCTTAAAGCAAAAGAGCTTGGGATTTGATTTTAGAAGTAAGAAGAAAAACACATTAAAAATGAAAAAAGAAATAGCAAATTACGAAATACTGGAAACAATTTCAGAGAATGGTCCCGTCTCTGTTTATCTTGCTATTCATAAAATCTTAAATAGAAAAACACTGCTTAAAGTACATCACAGTGACGATACAAAACTCATAAAACGCTTTGAAGAAGAAGCTCGAATCGTTGCAGATTTAGACCATCCTTCAATTGTGGCCATTTATGATTATGGCCGTGCCTCGCAAAATGAATTTTATATTTCCATGGAATATGTAGAAGGTGGCAATTTAAACAGCTATTTAGAAAACCACGATCTAACCATTGATGATAAAATTAAATTATGTTATCAAATTGGAAATTGCATCAAAGTTATTCACCAGCATGGCTATATTCACCGCGACTTAAAACCGCAAAACCTGCTCGTAGATAAAGAAGGATTTGTAAAACTAACTGATTTTGGTATCTCCTTTCACGAATCGCTTAAACGGACAACTCCAGATGGGAAATTATTAGGTACCCCGCTTTTTATGTCGCCAGAGCAAATAAATAACCTGCCTGTAACAAAGCAAAGTGATCTGTATTCTCTTGGTGTCATATATTACCAGATATTTTCAGAATCCAATCCATTTGATGCTCCAAACTTTGGTGAAATTTTTTCCAGGATTTTGTCATTTTGCCCGGAAGATTTATCAAAAGTAATGCCTGAAACGCCGGATTGGTTTTCAAAACTGACAAACTCATTAATCGAAAAGGAAGCTGCAAATCGACCTGAATCAATTCAAAAAGTAACTTCTATTTTTGAGCAAAATATCCAAATGGAGAATGGAAATAATGATTCAGGAAAAGTAATTAAAAGAAAATTCAATTTCAGTTACTTTTTAGTTCCGATATTGATAATATTTTCTGTGGTATTTTATTTTAAACAGTTTAATAAAATTGAAACAAAATCAGATCTCAGCGATAGCTTGTCCACATTATCAAGTTTACAAGACAGCCTAAAACAGAATCCGGTAAACACAAATAATATTACTGAAACAGATTCATCAAAAGTAAACATCCCAATAACTGAAAATATAGAAAATACTCCAAATAACCAGATACAACAATCTGAAAAAAGAGAAACAAAATTTTTTATAAATACATACCCGTGGTGCCGTGTATATCTAAATTATAAACTAATCGATACTACACCTTTGAAAGATTCGATTATTGTTAAGCCTGGGAAATATCTCCTGGGATTGCAAAACTCCGGTTATCCCTCGTGGAGCGATAGTATAGAAATAAACAAGAATATGACAAATATTTTTAGTTATAACCTGGATTCAATTTTTTATAAGCTGGAATTAACTGTTCAGCCATGGGGCAAAGTTTTTATTGACGGTGATTATTATGGAACAACCCCATTAAATAAACCAATCGTTTTGAGCAAAAAAAACAAAACATTATTAATTGAAAATCAATATTACAATAGCTATACTGATACACTTATTTGGGATGGGCAACCAGTTATTAGCAAAAATATCATCCTTAATGAAAAAATTAAAAATTAGTATATGAATAAACTGATTGTTTTCCTGTTACTTGCAACGTTCACTTTTGCGCAAGATAATTCTAAAAACATAAAAGATCTCGAGCAGGATTTTATCTCTTTTGATTATGAGAAAGTATTACAAAAGGGGCGATTCATTCTTGCGGATTCTTACACAACCA from Calditrichota bacterium carries:
- a CDS encoding serine/threonine protein kinase; the protein is MKKEIANYEILETISENGPVSVYLAIHKILNRKTLLKVHHSDDTKLIKRFEEEARIVADLDHPSIVAIYDYGRASQNEFYISMEYVEGGNLNSYLENHDLTIDDKIKLCYQIGNCIKVIHQHGYIHRDLKPQNLLVDKEGFVKLTDFGISFHESLKRTTPDGKLLGTPLFMSPEQINNLPVTKQSDLYSLGVIYYQIFSESNPFDAPNFGEIFSRILSFCPEDLSKVMPETPDWFSKLTNSLIEKEAANRPESIQKVTSIFEQNIQMENGNNDSGKVIKRKFNFSYFLVPILIIFSVVFYFKQFNKIETKSDLSDSLSTLSSLQDSLKQNPVNTNNITETDSSKVNIPITENIENTPNNQIQQSEKRETKFFINTYPWCRVYLNYKLIDTTPLKDSIIVKPGKYLLGLQNSGYPSWSDSIEINKNMTNIFSYNLDSIFYKLELTVQPWGKVFIDGDYYGTTPLNKPIVLSKKNKTLLIENQYYNSYTDTLIWDGQPVISKNIILNEKIKN
- a CDS encoding sigma 54-interacting transcriptional regulator, which codes for MMENLFTNIKEDHLEFIFSLTKLMADEQDEHKILDILLSQLNQKTGAEIGAFIFYNKAEDKFETKTVKKSFQDKLEEIYFSETVFRRILKEREAILTFDTSEDDSYQGIKSVEINKIHAILAFPLIVKKELYGIMYFDSRENRQSFNEGSRQLLSFFAPIASLTLEQALSAKEITKENLLLKSQLESQIELPKMVGESPVMKQLYRLVAKVAPSDVSVLINGENGTGKDLVAQAIHDLSNRKAKPFIAQFVGNIPASILESELFGYKKGAFTGAGNDKPGLFEAVNGGTLFLDEIGELTADLQTKLLRVLQNQEIKRLGENMVRKIDVRIIAATNRDLKKMIKDGTFREDLYYRLNVITIVVPPLRERRTDIPLLANHFLKDELNNPEMSISQKALKKLIGYNWPGNVRQLENLVKRACILSSENQISEDDIIFDELEDEFNGTLEEFKNKLIIQRVNEFKGNKTLAAKSLDISLRSLQLKAKELGI
- a CDS encoding MFS transporter produces the protein MAKKKKKTTKSHKKKQKTVVKKIEKKKEIVEPQEPKVEVEKKPEKLFTKNYLLLWQGQLVSKFGTKIYLIAIILWLQENTGSKTIVSLFSASSSLPLVVMAILGGAVADRFSRKKIIVLSDFLSGVTMLLVASFFFFNPDYSILLLVFIFGLTIISSTTQAFFGPAISASIPDIVPEKRVAGANSMGKLSDSISMFFGTGLGSILYNAIGMPLVMIINGVSFIFSAISESFIKIPQRIPEKAKSFSKYIEVFKTDLNEGLAYIKKNRGLNRLLMLSIVTGFFAASIAALMVFYVKEFLGLDNEWFSIFLIISGIGSLIGSITAGILNLHGDTRKRLLLLFMLLEAVGYTFLVQVETATPALVLFTIGGFFSGFTVVNIFTIMQITIPSEIRGRVLGAMTTLSGSFQPLGIMIGGVTADIIGLKLVFIIAGSLMFLFVLIFSFNRDLRKLLAHQTAEQMAPTGFTYKIKTVDSDKINEQKEQYLEEQLKKSRSEL
- a CDS encoding thioesterase translates to MKYQNSNPWIVKLKPNPNAKLKLFCLPFAGGSSVAYRDWNDVLPATVELCAIEIPGRGQRLGEPLLKNLPELVTKLAEGIKEELDRPFVLFGHSMGAATGFELTHLLQSKYQKTPEHLFFSGRGAPQIPERDEPIHKLPKNEFIDKIRSFNGTPKEVLAHEELMELVIPIIRADFEVCETYNYQQRAPLNIPMTVLGGLSDEDINKSDLESWGIHTQNEFNIRMFPGGHFYLQDQVHALVQTILRDLNNHFNLNS
- a CDS encoding 4'-phosphopantetheinyl transferase superfamily protein, which produces METTYWREANDQAYVLNNNVHIWLIRYDQSESILAESGIILSKEEKERASRFHFEIDHRRYSVTRSLLKKILGKILSKPALKIKFTFNKYGKPELVQQSEKIFFNVSHSGNLGLIAISDIAQIGVDVEKYREEMITGDIAKRFFSDLEVTEFLSLNENEKLQGFFNCWTRKEAFIKAVGKGLSIPLNTFDVSLIPGSQTELRDVRYKNETADGWHLSDIKVDSGYAAAFIIKAKTFSVNYWYTC
- a CDS encoding MbtH family protein, with product MSREEQEDKTIYKVVLNHEEQYSIWPADRENALGWRDEGTTGLKQECLDHIKEVWTDMRPLSLRQKMDG